The genomic window AGATCCTCCTCAACGCTCTCCAGCGCCCACTGATGGTCAGTCAGTTCCAGTGCCTCCCATTCAGCCTAAAATCAAGAACAAACATGAACAACTCAACAAACCACAACTCCCAAAACTATGTTGACCGTAAAATATACCTTAAATGCTTTATTTGTATCTGCAGGCATGGCCATGGCAGCACCACTCATCTGCTCCTGCATAATCCTCGACTGGTCTGCGCCTGTGAGATCAGCAACCaaagataacaaatacaaatctaAATGCAATGTAGAATTTCACAATGTGATGtgacaaaacactcaaaatcaTCTCAACATTACCATTATCTTGCCCCAGAATTAACGAGTACATGCTTCGAAGTCCAAACACATTCAGGAAATACCACGATGCTGAGCTCACCCTGGATGAAAAGTGCACACAAAAGCAAACGTTTCAAGGTCTGAAACACATATTCTTAAATACGTAACGGCagtgtgtcttttatttgtttaccagGATGCATCCAGCGAGAGTAGCTCTATTCCTTGCTGCAGCATGGGCTTGAAGCGCAGCGTAAGAGGGAACGGAACCTTAGCTGTtcagaaaaaacataaaatatatcaaTTAATAATATCTTTATTAGTAGCTACTCCAACTCACAGCATGCAACATTCTGCACGATAAGCTGTGAAATCGGGTGATGAAGAGAGATCATTTACTTGTaacaaatcctgaaaatgtccaGTTGATCCAGCCACCAATGAGGATCATGGGAAGCACATTGGTGACGTTGCCTTTCATCATGTCTGTCAGCATGCTGGGATCTGTAGGAAGAAACCAATGAGTCAATATCAGTTGAATCAACTATTGTTAGTTGAATTTGCCATTTCCTAAAAATGTAGATGTGTCAAAAGAAACAGCATTTTTGGCATTTGACATTTTCTATAAACTCTCAATAGGCCTTTTTTTACAACAGACATGTGTTTTAGCAGCGGATGTTAAAGAACATCCATAATATTAATAGCATTAACATTGATTCAAAGTGATTCAAATAAATAGAGAAGAGGCTGTGAAGTTGAAGGATCATATATTGTAGCTGCAGAATGTGTCCTGGCATCCAGTTTACAGTCTGTTATTGACCTCTATAGGTTTTTAATTCATACAGGTAGGTTTAATAGTATTCATCCAGAATCTGCACTAGTACACCAGTGCTACATGATTCCAAGCGGTGCCACTCAAATTTCACAGCTGGCTACGAATGATTTTCACTTGCACAGTGAAAGCACGTCAAACACACCATTATCTTGGGATTGTTTAGAATCATTCTCCCagactctctcctcctcatatCTATGTAAAAGGTGAGTTATAATTGAAAAGTGAGCAGCTGAAAACTGACAGTGAAGCGGTGAATGTGAGACAAGCAAAGGAAAGGTTTTATAGTAAGTAAGCAGCTTCTCGAGACCCAGAAAAGTGGTCTGTTGCTTCTCCACCTGCTGGAAAAGTGAAAGGAGTCAGCCCTGCATTATGTACTTTACCTGTCATTGGAGAGGGTGGAACAACCTTTCTTTTGGTCTTCTTGAAAAATCCATCTTCTTGATTATTGAAGTAAAACTTCCTCATCAAAAAGGACTGAAGAAGAAAGATAGAGAAGGAAACGTGTTAGACATAGGAAAAACATGAATGTAACAATATCAAATAAGAGAGATCTCTACCTGCTTGGGAatgtattttccattttctctgAGAATTCTGCTCCGAATAAGAACCTGGCTGGAtggagaagaaaggaaaaaagacattggatgaattgcatttttttccccaaacattATTCACCTCACAACTGCAGATCACATACCTGTCAGAAACCTGTTCTAGAGTCAGCTTCTTGTCACTCTGAAGAAGAATGGAGACATAATGCCGTATCACCCCAACAAGAAAGGTTATGAAGACAATGGGCAATACCACCCACAGTCGGATATTGGAGTCCAGCAGAAGCTCCGGCTCCGCCATTCAGCCTGGTGTAAAGCATCAAAGAAGAAGATTTAGAAGGAGAAAGGTCAGGTGGATTTTAAAAAGCTAAAGGTTAAGAGAAGATGGAGACAGTAATGCAatcagtcaatttagagtatcaGTTTTTGCACCCTATACTCAAGCCACACTTttggtgtaatgctgccctccaaagttatttctttatcactgaagTCCGTTATTGCCACATTTTGgtcttttaataataataataataataataataataataataatgattcaCTAGGAGGTTCTGCAACACTGCCCtccacagggaaaaaaaatcgcAGTTCCTTCTTAAACGCAGTTGATCATGATTTTTCACCCTGCTTCATCACACTTCAATGCTCTCATATTTCTCCATTCAACTGTTGAAAACAGTTGCAAATTCTCCTTCATTCTCATCCTTATTTCTCAATCCTTCTGGATTATCCCTCCCACAATTGTGTATGCTAAACACCAACAAACTgtgaggattaaaaaaagacagacagacgactttactGATCCCtctgggaggttccctcggggaaattaacaaatttcaacaataaaaaaagaaccgAATGATGAAATTGAGGGTTAACCGTGGACGCAGATACCGAAAGCGAAATAGGCAACAATAGATAAACAATagaacagtgaaaacaactgaTGCTGACTCAACATTCACATCAACACCCCCAACAGTAGCTACAACGGAAATGCTTCGAAAGCACAAACGGATGGACCGTCAGTCCTTAAACCTCGTTAGCCATGAAGCTAACAGATGACAAGGAGCAATTTGACACGTAGAAACGACCCTGTTGATTTACAAAACATGTGTCGTTTGTATTAATCAATATACAATAACTGTTATTGTCACATAAACCAGAAAATGGAGGGGGTTAACTGTGCCAATGAAAAAACGTTGTTAACGCTAGCTAGCTGGCTACCTTCTTCCTGGTGCTCGATGGGAGATGGCGAGTCTTCTTAGCGCGCGGAGCAGCAGGCAGCACCTGCGGCGTTTTACTTCACCGCTGCGGCAGACGCACACCGGGCGCAATGTGAGGTAGTTGAATGAATCGAACAACCTTTATCACTTCGTGCGTACTGCCACATTCATTGTGGTGTAGTGTTGAGGATGAGGGGCAGATTTCTGCTTCTGTCGCTCATCAGCATCTCTTTCCCCGGGGCTGCAGTGCCACCGAGTGGTGATGGAGGGAAGCGTCTCCTGGCGATGGTGTGGCCTCGAACTCGAGACAAGAGTGGGCTTTCAAAAACTGTGAGGGGAccgattaaaaaacaacaaccagcaACCAACGATGACaagtaaataaatgcaaaacGGTTTCATCACAAATAAGGATAAAACAAGGCTTAACTCATTTAATAAGGTCACAGGATTCAGCCTAAGCCAACGTTTGAAATTAAACTCAAAAATCATGTACATAGCACAATAGTACTTATTACAGTAAAACcttaaaatcaacaaataaagaACTAGGAGTATAACATACTTATTACTGCAGAACTGTTTAAAACCATCTTAAGTAGATGcgacaaaacactcaaaatcaTCTCAATATTACCATTATTACCATTATGATTCAAAATTAAATTATCATTAATTGGAGAAGGCTACCTACAAATGAccataaatattatattgataaataattgatccacactccataccagatggtggcggtaatgcaccaaatcgtcgtttgccaaccgccattaaacctaaataaaacaaataaaaaacggAAGAAGAAAAGGACAGACTTGTTCTTTCACAGACTGGAAGGACATGCATTCATAGCAAGCTTCGCTAATCAGGTCAGTGcaaatatatgtcatttaaatagttgtttttcgTCGTTCGGTCAACATCAGCTGAGTTACGGCTGAATTTAAGGTCTTTACCGTTTCCGTCAAACGTTTAAGGTAACGTCGTTCGCTAGCTTTTGTTTTCGTTAGCCGAAGTGGCCTGTTTGCTTTCGTGTTAGCAAAGGGCTAATGCTCGCTTTACATTCGAAAACGAAAAGTGATGTTTTAAGGGCACATTTAGCTGTATTTTAGCTGAAGTTCACGGCATCTGAGACAGCTTATACCTTTGTCTTGTTGGCAATTAAGTTGTTTAAGGTCAAGCCAGTGATATCACCCGCTATGACCTCCATGTgttaaactaaaataataacatgaatAACACTTTTACTAAAAGTTGTGTGGAATGAAATGTTGTCTGCAGCAATCATCAATATACATGTAGTCAATAAAGAAGTATAACAACAGCATCAAAATACAGAAAATCCACAATACTTTAACCTTATTCATAATAACTTTTCTGTACAAGTACTCATATCACACTGAACCAGAAAGTGAACCATTAGAAACGGCACGTTAAATATTGTCAAGTTAGAACGTTCACAAAATCATTGCACACATTGTCAATCAAACtcaaacttttaatgatttctttgttatatggagtaaagaaacagaaatgattcacatttaagaagctgaaacgatcggaaatcttgttttaataattgtcaaaatagttgacgattaatttagtaattgtttCATTGCTAGCATAATTCCAGAAGATgacagtaatgcaacatcatgGATACAAGCAGTGGTGTGGGGGGGAGACTTATTGTTTAAGTCTAGAAATTACTTAAACAATAATGTGTGGAGGTCCATCTAAAGGGCCACATTAAATTCAGTCACCAGGGCCGGGCTTCCGTTGGCCACAGGTTGTACTTTGGGCATGCCTGCCTTAAGTGTACTTGTGGCCCCTGGCCCACTGGAATGCTGTAGGTGGTGCCCTTTAAATTTTAACCCCTGCCCTTCCAATtgtctgtgcacaccactggATACAAGCTGCTGTTAAATCccatagaagaagaaacaaagcaTGATGATTGTAATAGATGCTTTGATCTTCAAAGCAGGTgttgaattcattaaaatatctaaaatccaAAGCTGTCTAACCAGAATACACTTAATTAAACTAAGGCAAGTTAGCCAGAATAATCGAGCAATGTGGTCATTGAAGAGGTGTTACCAACAGCTTTCTGTAGTTGTTTCTGAGGATGAACATTGAAATAGTTCATGGAAATTCCATGAAAACTATGCACCATGAAGCTTCAGTTTGTTTATCTGTTAACCCTTTTTAGCTTTTCACTGACAGAAGTCAAATATTTTTTCCCTACAGTTTCTTGATCGAGCACGTGTTCTCTACAGTCAACCATGGGAAGCGATAAAAGGTAAAACGAAACATCAGCCAGCTGTTGTGGCACATGTTCATTGTATTTATGTCATCGGTTGGTTCTTGTTTTTACAGGACCAGTCGTGGAGAACGTAGTGGAAGATATGGTTCAGATGGAAGGAGAGAGGATCTAGACTGGCATGAAAGGCGAAGTAGAGATGCAGAGAGGGATTATGACCGGCGCTGGGCAGATGATAGACACGATGATAGGCACGATGATAGACACGATGATAGACACGATGATAGACACAGAGAGCGCTTTGACGACCGCAGAGACAGTCCACAGGTAAGTGAATATAGGAACATCTTTATCTTTTTCTCACCTGTAGAAGCAGAAACCACTGGAAATGTCAAAATTCAACACTAACagcattacatttttgttttgtctataCTAGAGGGGGCGAAAACGGCACAACAGTGACAGATCTGATGatgaatatgatgattatcCAGACCAGGACTACAAAAtggagtcagaggaggagagcaggacTATTATGCTTAGGGGCCTCTCTCTCCATGTTACAGAGGATGATGTAAGCTtacagttcttcttcttctcctaattTATGACAGGCTGTTCAccgagaggtgtaatgctgcccttcACAATTTGAAGGTCTTAatccacagtttgaagttcacCCTTTTTAATCGTGAGCCAGAACTTTGAGAGTATTTTTTAAAGGGTAAAGTCACACGAGATAGGAATggtcatttaaagaaaaatgccaTTGGTGGGGTGTTAACCTACAATAATTGTAGTTGTATGGACATTCATGCGTGTTTTAACACAAAAGCCTGTCAGAATTCCTCCTACAGTGATGATACACTCTGTAGCATTCAGAACTACACTCAAAgcaaaagtttttgttttttttacatggatAACTTAGTAAGGAGTCAAGTGACAAGAACCACAATTGCTTTTTAGTTTGCTAACAGAGCAACTTTGATCTCTTTgtttgatgttaaaaaaaattgaaaaacactgaagaacAGCAGCTGTAGTCGGATGACTCTGACCGCCTGTCTCTCTATTCCAGATCCGCACAGTACTCGAGCAGCTGCAGGGACCGCAGCCTGTGGACATACGCTTGATGAGGAAGAGAACAGGTGATTGATGCCTTACAGTGGCGCGTGTCTCACCCTCAGACAAAATGCACCAGTCATAAAACCCACTTTTACCACTATATAAAATGTCATACCAGTTTCAGAGGATCCTTTATGTCTCTTTTGGTGATGCGGTCAGGTGCAGTATGTACGATACCTCTATCATGTTAGTAGCATCATTTCAAGCTATGGTAAACAAAATGCAGCAACCATCCTCTTGACCTTATGAGCACCCTCCTCCCCACctccgttttttgtttttttttacactttgaaTTGGACTGTACAAGACCCAatgtgagtttgcatgttccatCAAAGCATTCTAACTAACACACCTCCCATCTATATTTGAATGCTGTCTCTAGGTATAAGCCGAGGTTTCGCCTTCGTGGAGTTTTATCACTTGCAAGATTCTACCCGATGGATGGAGACCAATCAGGTTGCCTCAATAATCACCAAGTCTAGAATTAAAGCTCCAGTTAACTAATGCTGTGAGGGTGATGACTGTTTGCAGAGTTCAGTTAGTCAGTCCAAAAACTGTGATATTAGaatcaattatttttttgatatCACACACTTGGATGATTCATTTTCTAACGATACAGTAACATTTCCTGCCAAATTAAAATCATCTTTCAGCTGCTTCTcttaatgtgttttataaatttAGGCATAAGTCACTGTATTTTCTGAAATGCAGTGATGTATTCTGCATGTGTCTGTTACATGCCCAGTCAGACACCATGCCTCTCTTTCAAtattagggttttttttattaacagagTGGGCCCCAATGTTTTAGTTTTCACTTCCCTGTGGTTTCATAGCACATTTTGCTCCAGCTCAGTCACTTGGatattttcctcatttccatttaaaatccGAAGACTGGAATGAGACTGGGATGAGCTGGCAGCACTCCGGTCCCAAACACACTGAACTGTTTTTGAGGCCTCATCTCCTCGTACACAGAATTGCagttctctctcgctctctctaaATCTCTCTGTCAATCTCTCTTTCTACCTCTGTTCCCTTGTACTCCCCAAAGACACTCTACCTAACCAGCGAGTGTAAGCCTAGCCACTCTTTCCCTGTTCCAGATGCTCTCACTCACTGGGTGGGGTAATGGCAGGATCTCACCTGCTTCTGTGGCTTGAATATGTCACAATTTGAAATAACTGGGGACCCTCTGACTTTCACAGAACAACTTGGTGATCCAGGGGAAAAGCATTGCAGTGCACTACAGCAACAGGAGACAGAAGTTTGAAAACTGGCTTTGCAACTCtgtgagtggttttttttttcccaacacatttttttgctttgttttttgtgtttctgctgcatcGGTAAactggaaaaacacaacacattttcactgaCTTTGTTACAGTGCGGTCTGTACAATTTCCGGAAAAGGCTGAAGTGTTTCAGGTGTGGAGGAGCCAAAGTTGGTGAGTTGGTAGCCTTATCAAACCATaggtattttcttttaaattggaTTTGTCCTCTTGTCCAGACCAATACATTGTTACTCTTTGTTGTGATGGCGTGTAGATGGAGAGACCCCCGCAGTAAATGGGTTAAACATGGAATCTCAACATCCAGGAGATTACAATGGAGAtagtgagttgttgttttttctactGCACATTCAAAGTATTTCATCTTTACAACATTGTGCATTTTTTCATTGTGACTGTTTTTGTTAACAGCAATCATTTTGAGGAACATCGCCCCCCTTTCAAGTGTCGATGGGATTTTGAACATACTGTCTCCCTACGCCAATCTGTCTGTGGGCAACATCCGCCTCATCAAAGACAAGCAAACAGGACAAAATAGAGGCTTTGCTTTTGTTCAACTCTCATCCCCCCTGGTATGTACACAGTCAGTACAAGGGATGGGCatgaattatttgtttgattgttaATGTCAATCACTGAACGACTGTTCGTTattactagggctgcaactaataattattttcttaatcatttaatctgttgatttattttcttcattaatcaagtacttgtttgttctatgaaatgtcacaaaatgttgaaaaatgtttcccaaacctgaaaatgatgatgttcttgaatgttttgtttgatcCAAAGACCAAaattaacatgttttaatgacttcttaattatagaaaaaaacactcaatagttgacaattaatttaggaATCCATTAATAATCATTGCTGCCCTggttattacaataaaaataaataccaaaTTGAGCAATAATTTCAATGATTGCGTTAGGAAGCAAACATGCAGTCTTCAATGTCAATTTGATTTGTGGTGCATCCAcgaccacaaggtggcagcagcagcaactctTCAAAGCCTAAATGAAATGTAccagggtcattgaatgcatcatGTTAGCTGCCTCTCTTggctcaacacactgtgaagCCTACATTAATCTCACTAATTCTCATGTGCAGGGGGTTTGTGGTTAGTGGGCTGtcaaattacattacatgtcatttagcagatgcttttatccaaagcgacttacaataagacCAAATATATCAAATATCATTTTTAGCTTGAAAAGCCCAATCCCTAGTCAGTGCAGCATCATTTTTCGAGGGAGTGTCAGTGTACGCAAGTGTGACAATGCTGTGTCTTTACTTGCTTACAGGAGGCTTCTCAGCTGCTCACCATCCTCCAGAGCCTTCAGCCACCTCTGAAACTGGATGGGAAAACAATCGGTGTGGATTATGCCAAAAGTGCTAGGAAGTGAGTCATCACACCTCACACAGCTTGGATTCATATTTAGCTTT from Solea senegalensis isolate Sse05_10M linkage group LG4, IFAPA_SoseM_1, whole genome shotgun sequence includes these protein-coding regions:
- the emc3 gene encoding ER membrane protein complex subunit 3, which produces MAEPELLLDSNIRLWVVLPIVFITFLVGVIRHYVSILLQSDKKLTLEQVSDSQVLIRSRILRENGKYIPKQSFLMRKFYFNNQEDGFFKKTKRKVVPPSPMTDPSMLTDMMKGNVTNVLPMILIGGWINWTFSGFVTTKVPFPLTLRFKPMLQQGIELLSLDASWVSSASWYFLNVFGLRSMYSLILGQDNGADQSRIMQEQMSGAAMAMPADTNKAFKAEWEALELTDHQWALESVEEDLMSRELDFDGMFSKELPSGIF